The following are from one region of the Thermococcus cleftensis genome:
- a CDS encoding glutamate--tRNA ligase, with protein sequence MNVEELIWKYALINAYTHKGKANPKAVIGKVLGENPELRPKAREIIPLVNEVVEKVNALSLQEQEAKLRELYPEFFEEKKAGKEEKKGLPPLPKAEKGKVVTRFAPNPDGAFHLGNARAAILSHEYARMYDGKFILRFDDTDPKVKRPEPIFYEWIKEDLEWLGFKIDEVHIASDRLEIYYDYAEKLIKMGKAYVCTCPPEKFRELRDKAIACPHRDEPVEVQLERWRKMLNGEYKEGEAVVRIKTDLKHPNPAVRDWPALRIIDNPNHPRTGNKYRVWPLYNFASAIDDHELGVTHIFRGQEHAENETRQRYVYDYFGWEYPVTVHHGRLSIEGVILSKSKTRKGIEEGKYLGWDDPRLGTIRALRRRGIRPEAIRELIIEVGLKRSDTTVSWDNLAAINRRIVEPIANRYFFVADPVPMYIEGYGEEFTAEIPLHPDYPERGVRRLKFTPGKPVYVSKDDMELFKPGNFVRLKDLFNVEIIEVSEEGIKAKFHSVEYEIARENRWRMVHWVTEGKPCEVWVPQGEELVIRHGLLESDANVKVDEVVQFERFGFVRIDEVKDGKVRAIFAHK encoded by the coding sequence ATGAACGTGGAGGAGCTAATCTGGAAGTACGCGCTCATAAACGCTTACACCCACAAGGGGAAGGCAAACCCCAAGGCCGTTATCGGAAAGGTTCTCGGTGAGAACCCAGAGCTCAGGCCAAAGGCGAGGGAGATAATCCCGCTCGTGAACGAGGTAGTCGAGAAGGTTAACGCCCTCTCGCTCCAGGAACAGGAGGCAAAGCTGAGGGAGCTTTACCCCGAGTTCTTCGAGGAGAAAAAAGCAGGGAAAGAGGAAAAGAAAGGCCTCCCACCCCTCCCGAAGGCCGAGAAAGGAAAGGTCGTTACACGCTTCGCCCCCAACCCCGATGGAGCCTTCCACCTCGGGAACGCGAGGGCCGCTATTTTGAGCCACGAGTACGCTCGTATGTATGACGGTAAATTCATACTCCGCTTCGACGACACAGACCCTAAGGTGAAGAGGCCCGAGCCGATTTTCTACGAGTGGATTAAAGAGGACCTCGAGTGGCTCGGCTTCAAGATTGATGAGGTGCACATCGCCAGCGACAGGCTCGAAATCTACTACGACTACGCGGAAAAGCTGATTAAGATGGGAAAGGCCTACGTCTGCACCTGTCCGCCGGAGAAGTTCCGCGAGCTAAGGGACAAGGCCATCGCCTGCCCCCACAGGGACGAGCCGGTTGAGGTTCAGCTCGAGCGCTGGAGGAAGATGCTGAACGGCGAGTACAAAGAGGGCGAAGCGGTAGTTAGAATAAAGACCGACCTCAAGCACCCGAATCCAGCGGTTAGGGACTGGCCGGCGCTGAGGATAATTGACAACCCCAATCACCCGAGAACGGGCAACAAGTACCGCGTCTGGCCGCTCTACAACTTCGCCTCTGCCATAGACGACCACGAGCTGGGCGTTACCCACATCTTCCGCGGACAGGAGCATGCAGAAAACGAGACGAGGCAGCGCTACGTCTACGACTACTTCGGCTGGGAATACCCGGTAACGGTTCACCACGGGAGGCTGAGCATTGAAGGCGTTATCCTCAGCAAGTCGAAGACGAGGAAGGGCATTGAAGAAGGAAAATACCTCGGCTGGGACGATCCGAGGCTCGGAACGATTAGGGCCCTGAGGAGGCGCGGGATAAGGCCGGAAGCTATTAGAGAGCTAATCATCGAGGTCGGGCTGAAGAGGAGCGACACGACGGTGAGCTGGGACAACCTCGCAGCGATAAACAGGAGAATCGTCGAGCCGATAGCGAACCGCTACTTCTTCGTTGCAGACCCGGTTCCGATGTATATTGAGGGCTATGGCGAAGAGTTCACGGCCGAGATACCACTCCACCCAGATTACCCCGAGAGGGGCGTTAGAAGGCTTAAGTTCACACCTGGGAAGCCGGTCTACGTCTCGAAGGACGATATGGAGCTCTTCAAGCCCGGGAACTTCGTAAGGCTCAAGGATCTCTTCAACGTCGAAATCATCGAGGTGAGCGAAGAGGGGATTAAGGCAAAGTTCCACAGCGTTGAGTACGAAATAGCTAGGGAGAACAGGTGGAGAATGGTTCACTGGGTCACAGAGGGGAAGCCATGCGAGGTGTGGGTGCCCCAGGGAGAGGAACTCGTGATAAGACACGGCCTCCTCGAAAGCGACGCCAATGTGAAAGTTGATGAGGTCGTTCAATTCGAGCGCTTCGGCTTTGTGAGGATAGACGAGGTAAAAGATGGAAAGGTGAGGGCGATCTTCGCCCACAAGTGA
- a CDS encoding sodium-dependent transporter has protein sequence MDEVKKWTLYLIFLVAGFATGIGSIGLFPQFWLQYGITGMAVYIVFLAILTYVAILEAETVMKSGYYFVELYNKVSKRPAMVLSIFVVVAMFLSYYTANTMLTVLSPVLGTGTVARLVAKILMFAIVFLILTRAKEKTFAIMAFGSIIFVVAVFITAFAFKTQIPENASFLGIAKHMMVARHDINLAMIKAAAERAIYGVGLGFAFYLMLGSFINERFNAKVIIGTGILIQLLIGVLSTVIVVYAIAPTTPERLIQYVYGGEEGAIQMLGDLPDILADYQTLLLLIGLSAFFAGVTSLLPTAEVGLQIIESLLGVGRSKAATYLIGASLLIGIFDSPPTIADMILKAVVVATFFTAIYELYPVVSSKEKLSTPAMAVIAISALILAVGGLYAFFGVFRAGGVYIVSGILAAIVVLFGLFGDSLVPQKSA, from the coding sequence ATGGATGAAGTGAAGAAGTGGACCCTGTATCTGATATTCCTGGTGGCCGGATTCGCCACCGGCATTGGTAGCATAGGGCTGTTTCCCCAGTTCTGGCTCCAGTACGGCATAACGGGAATGGCAGTGTACATAGTGTTCTTGGCAATACTGACCTATGTGGCCATACTCGAGGCGGAGACCGTCATGAAGTCCGGCTACTACTTCGTCGAGCTGTACAATAAGGTCTCCAAGAGGCCAGCGATGGTGCTGTCTATCTTCGTGGTTGTAGCGATGTTCCTGTCATACTACACTGCCAACACCATGCTGACGGTGCTCTCGCCGGTTCTCGGCACGGGAACTGTAGCCAGGTTGGTAGCGAAGATACTAATGTTCGCCATAGTCTTCCTGATACTCACCAGGGCCAAGGAGAAGACCTTCGCGATAATGGCGTTCGGTTCGATAATCTTCGTTGTTGCTGTTTTCATCACAGCCTTTGCCTTTAAGACTCAGATACCAGAGAATGCATCGTTCCTTGGTATAGCCAAGCACATGATGGTTGCCAGACATGACATAAACCTTGCCATGATAAAGGCCGCGGCGGAGAGAGCCATCTATGGGGTCGGTCTTGGATTTGCCTTCTACCTGATGCTCGGCAGCTTCATCAACGAGCGCTTCAACGCCAAGGTCATAATCGGAACTGGGATCCTGATTCAACTGCTCATCGGTGTCCTTTCCACGGTGATAGTCGTCTACGCCATCGCACCCACGACTCCCGAGAGACTTATCCAGTACGTTTACGGTGGCGAAGAGGGAGCCATTCAGATGCTTGGAGATCTGCCGGACATACTGGCCGACTACCAGACTCTGCTGCTCCTCATAGGCCTATCTGCGTTCTTCGCTGGAGTGACCAGCTTGCTTCCAACGGCTGAGGTTGGTCTCCAGATCATCGAGTCCCTCCTTGGAGTCGGCAGGAGCAAGGCCGCAACCTACCTAATCGGTGCGTCGCTCCTCATAGGAATCTTTGACTCCCCGCCAACTATAGCGGACATGATCCTCAAGGCCGTCGTCGTCGCGACCTTCTTCACGGCTATATACGAGCTTTATCCAGTGGTGTCCTCAAAGGAGAAGCTCTCGACTCCGGCAATGGCAGTCATTGCAATAAGCGCACTTATCCTGGCGGTGGGTGGTCTCTACGCCTTCTTCGGTGTATTCAGGGCCGGCGGAGTGTACATAGTCTCCGGAATCCTTGCGGCGATAGTCGTGCTCTTCGGTCTCTTTGGGGACAGTCTGGTCCCACAGAAGAGCGCCTGA
- the malP gene encoding maltodextrin phosphorylase, producing the protein MAEVERVHDTIREKLPHPLKGLAELAYNYWWSWNRRATRLWERIDPELWWEHKNPVKLLLDTPESRFRELLRDDDFMNLYELVMDQFEAYMNPDSTWFSTNYPKWDKPIVYLCMEYGISRSLPIYSGGLGILAGDHVKTASDLGLPFIAVGLLYKHGYFRQEIDGNGRQVEIFPEYRPEEMPIKPVLDRDGKPLLIEVPIEDRVVYARAFEVQVGRVKIYLLDTDVPENGPDDRTICDYLYNAEMDKRIKQEILLGIGGMRLLRRLGIEPGVVHLNEGHPAFANLQRMAWYMEEGLTFTEALSIVRGTTIFTTHTPVPAGHDRFPIEEVKKRLAKFLEGREELLELGREGDQLNMTLLAIRTSSYVNGVSQLHAEVSKRMWKDLWPGVPIEEIPIEGITNGVHTMTWVHNEMRKLFDRYIGKVWREHTNLEGIWYAVERIPDGELWEAHLEAKRQFIELLRRKVMQRNQRLGRNDPLPNIDENALVIGFARRFATYKRATLLFTDLERLRRILNDPERPVYIVFGGKAHPRDEAGKEFLRRVYEVSQMPEFRGKIFVMENYDMGSARLMVAGVDVWLNNPRRPMEASGTSGMKAGLNGVLNASIYDGWWVEGYNGKNGWVIGEESTEPETEEDDVKDAQALYDLLEREIIPTYYGNRERWIYMMKESIKSIAPRFSTHRMVKEYMDRFYSKAMSNHIWLTRENYRGAREIAAWKDRVMESWHGVEFGDVRIGDGKLEVEVILDGLKPEDVRVELYYGVRAEGYHVEKPHIVELRHPVKIGEGRWLYTYEGSALGHLGDPCWHYALRVYPHHEKLPHRFLLGLVKWKAIDR; encoded by the coding sequence ATGGCCGAAGTTGAACGCGTGCACGATACAATCAGGGAGAAGCTCCCTCACCCTCTGAAGGGACTGGCCGAGTTGGCCTACAATTACTGGTGGAGCTGGAACAGGAGAGCAACCAGGCTCTGGGAGAGAATAGACCCAGAGCTGTGGTGGGAGCACAAGAACCCGGTTAAGCTCCTGCTAGATACCCCTGAATCCAGGTTCAGAGAGCTCCTTCGTGATGACGACTTCATGAACCTCTATGAACTCGTCATGGACCAGTTCGAGGCCTACATGAACCCCGACTCGACCTGGTTCTCCACCAACTACCCCAAGTGGGACAAGCCGATTGTCTATCTCTGCATGGAGTACGGCATAAGCAGGAGCCTGCCGATTTACTCCGGCGGCTTGGGAATTCTGGCCGGAGATCACGTCAAGACCGCCAGCGACCTTGGCTTGCCCTTCATAGCGGTCGGCCTGCTCTACAAGCACGGCTACTTCCGCCAGGAGATTGACGGGAACGGGAGGCAGGTCGAGATATTCCCGGAGTACAGACCGGAGGAGATGCCGATAAAGCCGGTCTTGGACAGGGACGGAAAGCCCCTCCTCATTGAGGTTCCGATAGAGGATAGGGTCGTTTACGCGAGGGCCTTCGAGGTTCAGGTCGGGAGGGTCAAGATTTACCTCCTCGATACGGACGTTCCCGAGAACGGCCCCGACGACAGGACGATATGTGACTACCTCTACAACGCCGAGATGGACAAGAGGATAAAGCAGGAGATCCTCCTCGGTATAGGCGGAATGCGCCTCCTTCGCAGGCTTGGCATTGAGCCAGGCGTCGTCCACCTCAACGAAGGTCACCCCGCCTTTGCGAACCTACAGAGAATGGCCTGGTACATGGAGGAAGGGCTTACCTTCACGGAGGCCCTGAGCATAGTCCGCGGAACGACGATATTCACCACCCACACGCCCGTTCCTGCTGGTCACGACAGGTTCCCGATTGAAGAGGTTAAGAAGAGGCTGGCCAAGTTCCTCGAGGGAAGGGAAGAGCTCCTCGAGCTTGGCAGGGAGGGCGACCAGCTCAACATGACCCTCCTGGCCATAAGGACGTCGAGCTACGTGAACGGCGTGAGCCAGCTCCACGCCGAGGTCAGCAAGCGTATGTGGAAGGACCTCTGGCCCGGCGTTCCGATAGAGGAGATACCCATTGAGGGCATAACCAATGGCGTCCACACCATGACCTGGGTCCACAACGAGATGCGCAAGCTCTTCGACCGCTACATCGGGAAGGTCTGGCGCGAGCACACGAACCTCGAGGGCATCTGGTACGCCGTTGAGAGGATTCCTGACGGGGAGCTCTGGGAGGCCCACCTCGAGGCAAAGAGGCAGTTCATCGAACTGCTCAGGCGGAAGGTAATGCAGAGGAACCAGCGCCTCGGCAGGAACGACCCACTGCCGAACATCGACGAGAACGCACTTGTAATAGGCTTCGCCAGGCGCTTCGCCACCTACAAGCGCGCCACGCTTCTCTTCACGGATCTCGAGAGGCTGAGGAGGATACTCAACGACCCGGAGAGGCCGGTCTACATAGTCTTCGGCGGCAAGGCTCACCCGCGCGACGAGGCCGGCAAGGAGTTCTTGCGGAGGGTCTACGAGGTCTCCCAGATGCCCGAGTTCAGGGGCAAGATATTCGTCATGGAGAACTACGACATGGGGAGCGCGAGACTTATGGTCGCTGGTGTTGACGTCTGGCTCAACAACCCGCGCAGGCCGATGGAGGCGAGCGGGACGAGCGGAATGAAGGCCGGCCTGAACGGTGTTCTAAACGCGAGCATCTACGACGGCTGGTGGGTCGAGGGCTACAACGGCAAGAACGGCTGGGTCATCGGCGAGGAGAGCACCGAGCCTGAGACAGAGGAGGACGACGTCAAGGACGCCCAGGCCCTCTACGACCTCCTGGAGAGGGAGATAATCCCGACCTACTACGGCAACAGGGAGAGATGGATATACATGATGAAGGAGAGCATCAAGAGCATAGCCCCGCGCTTCAGCACACACAGAATGGTCAAAGAGTACATGGACCGCTTTTACTCCAAGGCCATGAGCAACCACATCTGGCTCACGAGGGAAAACTACCGGGGCGCGAGGGAGATAGCGGCCTGGAAGGACAGGGTGATGGAATCCTGGCACGGCGTTGAGTTCGGCGACGTCAGGATCGGGGACGGGAAGCTCGAGGTCGAGGTGATCCTCGACGGCCTTAAACCTGAGGACGTCCGCGTCGAGCTCTACTACGGCGTCAGGGCCGAGGGGTATCACGTCGAGAAGCCCCACATCGTGGAGCTGAGGCACCCCGTGAAGATTGGAGAGGGCAGGTGGCTCTACACCTACGAGGGGAGCGCGCTGGGGCACCTCGGCGACCCCTGCTGGCACTACGCCCTCCGCGTTTACCCGCACCACGAGAAGCTCCCCCACAGGTTCCTGCTGGGATTGGTTAAGTGGAAAGCCATTGACCGTTGA
- a CDS encoding phosphoenolpyruvate carboxykinase (GTP) — protein MNALERLERLLEREQFEKIKAIDNPELHAFLAEWIEWLEPSKVFVCTDSEEDELYVRWKALYYGEEKMLETPNHTVHYDNYYDQARDKANTKLLVPGGKEIPFLNTKDRDEGLREIRELMRGVMRGKELFVCFFVLGPKNSIFTIPAVQLTDSAYVAHSEFILYRKGYEEFKRLGRNARFFRFVHSAGELDERKTSRNLDKRRIYIDLLDETVYSVNTQYGGNTIGLKKLAFRLTIQKAVREGWLSEHMFLMRVNGPNGRKTYFTGAYPSMCGKTSTAMIPWENIVGDDLTFILPVNGVARGANVEKGVFGIIQGVNPEDDPIIWQVLHSPVEIIFSNVLVKDGRPYWNEMGIEIPDEGENHSGKWWKGKKDAEGNEIPPSHKNARFTVSLEHFPNVDLEALENPCGVEVGGMIFGGRDRDTWPPVREAFDWKHGVITMGASLESETTAATLGKEGIRAFNPMAILDFMSVPLGDYIRNYLRFGEKLRRAPKIFAVNYFLRDENGNWLNHKLDKAVWLKWMELRVHGDVDAIETPIGYIPKYEDLKRLFREVLNKDYSREAYEKQFTIRVPELLAKIDRIEKIYREQVKEVPEELFEVLEEERKRLLEARERYGDYISPFTFEGA, from the coding sequence ATGAACGCCCTTGAGAGGCTTGAAAGGCTCCTTGAACGGGAGCAGTTCGAAAAGATAAAGGCCATCGACAACCCCGAGCTTCACGCTTTTCTGGCGGAGTGGATTGAGTGGCTCGAGCCGAGCAAGGTCTTCGTCTGCACCGACAGCGAGGAGGACGAGCTGTACGTCCGCTGGAAGGCCCTCTACTACGGCGAGGAAAAGATGCTTGAAACGCCCAACCACACTGTTCACTACGACAACTACTACGACCAGGCGAGGGACAAGGCCAACACCAAGCTCCTCGTCCCGGGTGGAAAGGAGATTCCATTCCTCAACACGAAAGACAGAGATGAGGGGCTCAGGGAGATAAGGGAGCTCATGAGGGGAGTTATGCGTGGCAAGGAGCTGTTCGTCTGCTTCTTCGTTCTTGGGCCCAAGAACTCGATATTCACGATCCCGGCCGTTCAGCTCACCGACTCGGCCTACGTTGCCCACTCGGAGTTCATTCTCTACAGGAAGGGCTATGAGGAGTTCAAGCGCTTGGGCAGAAACGCTCGCTTCTTCCGCTTCGTCCATTCGGCTGGAGAGCTCGACGAGAGGAAGACAAGCAGGAACCTCGATAAGAGGAGGATTTACATCGACCTTCTCGACGAGACCGTATATTCCGTGAACACCCAGTACGGAGGAAACACAATCGGCCTGAAAAAGCTCGCCTTCAGGCTCACGATTCAGAAAGCGGTAAGGGAGGGCTGGCTCAGCGAGCACATGTTCCTTATGAGGGTAAACGGCCCGAACGGCAGGAAGACCTACTTCACGGGTGCTTATCCGAGTATGTGCGGGAAGACCTCAACGGCCATGATACCCTGGGAGAACATAGTCGGCGACGATTTGACGTTCATCCTCCCCGTGAACGGCGTAGCTAGGGGTGCGAACGTAGAGAAAGGAGTTTTCGGCATAATCCAGGGCGTGAACCCGGAGGACGACCCGATAATCTGGCAGGTTCTCCACTCCCCGGTCGAGATAATCTTCTCCAACGTCCTCGTCAAGGACGGAAGGCCCTACTGGAACGAGATGGGAATCGAGATTCCCGACGAGGGCGAGAACCACAGCGGGAAGTGGTGGAAGGGCAAGAAAGATGCGGAAGGGAACGAGATACCGCCCAGCCACAAGAACGCCCGCTTCACCGTTTCGCTCGAGCACTTCCCGAACGTCGATCTTGAAGCCCTTGAGAACCCGTGTGGAGTTGAAGTGGGGGGAATGATTTTCGGGGGGAGGGACAGGGATACCTGGCCCCCTGTCAGGGAAGCCTTCGACTGGAAGCACGGCGTCATAACGATGGGGGCTTCACTCGAGAGCGAGACCACAGCGGCAACGCTCGGAAAGGAGGGGATAAGGGCCTTCAACCCGATGGCGATACTCGACTTCATGAGCGTTCCGCTCGGCGACTACATCAGGAACTACCTGCGGTTCGGGGAGAAGCTGAGGAGGGCCCCGAAGATATTCGCGGTGAACTACTTCCTCCGCGACGAGAACGGCAACTGGCTCAACCACAAGCTCGATAAAGCGGTGTGGCTCAAGTGGATGGAGCTTAGGGTTCACGGCGATGTCGATGCCATAGAGACGCCGATAGGCTACATTCCGAAGTACGAGGACTTAAAGAGGCTCTTCAGGGAGGTCCTCAACAAGGACTACAGCAGGGAGGCCTACGAGAAGCAGTTCACGATAAGGGTTCCGGAACTGCTCGCCAAGATTGACAGGATAGAGAAGATCTACCGCGAACAGGTCAAAGAGGTTCCGGAGGAGCTCTTCGAGGTTCTCGAGGAGGAAAGGAAGAGGCTCCTTGAGGCGAGGGAAAGGTACGGCGACTACATCAGCCCCTTCACCTTTGAGGGGGCCTGA
- a CDS encoding sugar phosphate nucleotidyltransferase: protein MKAVILAGGRGTRLLPLTVYRPKPMIPFFNRPLMEYVLQSLIKAGVDEVYVLVGYLKERIMDYFGDGSEWGVEIHYSNGDNIKLGTAGATKRVVKHMDDTFFVVSSDVLTNLDMTALYKYHRQKKALATIALSQVDEPTQYGIAIVNNDGRIQQFKEKPRPEEVFSNLVNAGIYVFEPEAFDLVPKGRNFDFSKDLFPRMLENDLPLYGFPFREYWNDVGRPSSYLQATEDVFLGRLMLPHVRTESLKGNLEYGGALFTGRRCVLRRPEIRGFAVLGDDVEIGRNVKIERSVIFSGAVIEEGTEIREAIIGENVHVGKGVVIQPGSVIGDNTLIEDFSKIGSNVKIWVESRIGKESIILPD, encoded by the coding sequence ATGAAGGCAGTCATTCTAGCCGGCGGAAGGGGAACCAGACTGCTTCCCCTCACAGTGTACAGGCCTAAGCCGATGATACCCTTCTTCAACAGGCCCCTGATGGAGTACGTCCTCCAGAGCCTCATAAAGGCCGGTGTCGATGAGGTCTACGTCCTGGTAGGCTACTTGAAGGAGCGCATAATGGATTACTTCGGCGACGGGAGTGAGTGGGGGGTTGAGATTCACTACTCCAACGGCGATAACATAAAGCTCGGAACCGCGGGGGCCACCAAGAGGGTGGTAAAGCATATGGACGATACCTTCTTCGTCGTTTCGAGCGATGTCCTCACCAATCTAGACATGACGGCTCTCTACAAGTACCACAGACAAAAGAAGGCCCTCGCCACGATAGCCCTCTCGCAGGTGGACGAGCCTACCCAGTACGGCATAGCCATAGTGAACAACGACGGAAGAATTCAACAGTTCAAAGAGAAGCCAAGGCCGGAGGAGGTCTTCAGCAACCTAGTCAATGCCGGAATCTACGTATTCGAGCCAGAAGCCTTTGATCTCGTCCCAAAGGGCAGGAACTTTGACTTTTCCAAGGACCTGTTCCCAAGAATGCTGGAAAACGACCTGCCCCTCTACGGCTTCCCTTTCAGGGAGTACTGGAACGACGTCGGCAGGCCTTCCAGCTACCTCCAAGCCACCGAGGACGTCTTTCTGGGAAGACTGATGCTTCCGCACGTAAGGACCGAGAGTCTGAAGGGCAACCTCGAGTATGGAGGGGCGCTCTTTACGGGAAGGCGCTGTGTCTTGAGACGGCCAGAAATCAGAGGCTTCGCGGTCCTAGGCGATGATGTGGAGATAGGCAGAAACGTTAAAATAGAGCGTTCGGTGATATTTTCGGGTGCCGTCATAGAGGAGGGAACTGAGATAAGGGAGGCCATAATCGGGGAAAACGTCCACGTGGGAAAAGGCGTTGTTATACAGCCTGGCAGCGTTATAGGTGACAACACGCTCATAGAGGACTTCAGTAAGATCGGATCCAACGTCAAGATCTGGGTGGAGTCCCGGATTGGAAAGGAGAGCATAATACTGCCCGATTGA
- a CDS encoding phosphohexomutase domain-containing protein, whose product MEVYYSPRFNPEELALLGRAIGTISHGTIIVGRDGRAISRYGKRAMVVGIVSTGSTIMDVRLIPLIALKDFAMRKGLPLAYVYYYGGVRVYVSGIDGDEINAILESRSFIEAQPNDIGATVYYPNALDDFLHEIFKHYNFRIEGKALVDAMNTPAVLFFPRMSDHFGFDAELINDMMTSYLPPKPKEVFIHKLQKGDYDFGLRFRPEGVVEFYRDGEEFEFGSMWKLLDHMKKNL is encoded by the coding sequence GTGGAGGTGTACTACTCCCCAAGGTTCAACCCCGAGGAGCTCGCCCTTCTTGGAAGGGCCATAGGGACCATATCGCACGGGACGATAATAGTCGGAAGGGACGGAAGGGCCATATCGAGGTACGGAAAGAGGGCGATGGTGGTTGGAATAGTGAGCACGGGCTCGACGATAATGGACGTCCGCCTGATTCCCCTCATAGCCCTCAAGGACTTCGCCATGAGAAAGGGCCTGCCCCTGGCTTACGTCTACTACTACGGCGGCGTCCGCGTTTACGTCAGCGGAATAGACGGCGACGAGATAAACGCCATTCTCGAGAGCAGGAGCTTCATCGAGGCCCAGCCGAACGACATAGGGGCGACCGTTTACTACCCCAACGCCCTCGATGATTTCCTGCACGAGATATTCAAGCACTACAACTTCCGCATCGAGGGTAAAGCCCTTGTTGATGCCATGAACACCCCCGCGGTGCTCTTCTTCCCGCGCATGAGCGACCACTTCGGCTTCGATGCCGAGCTTATAAACGATATGATGACCAGCTACCTGCCTCCCAAGCCAAAGGAGGTCTTCATACACAAACTCCAGAAGGGAGACTACGACTTTGGACTTCGCTTCAGGCCAGAGGGGGTTGTGGAGTTCTACAGGGACGGCGAGGAGTTTGAGTTCGGAAGCATGTGGAAGCTGCTCGACCACATGAAGAAAAACCTCTGA
- the tmk gene encoding dTMP kinase, which yields MFIVIEGIDGAGKSTQAKLLAEWFEKKGHEVVLTKEPTDTAFGKLIRKLVLTGGKEGIIDGARISHEAEALLFAADRAEHVAKLIKPSLEAGKIVISDRYFYSSLAYQWARGLDLEWLIDLNRFAIRPDLVILLDLPVKESMKRINGRSIKTEFDKIAELQKRVRENYLKLAERFPEIKIVNALASVEDIHNDIVALVEHELSLR from the coding sequence ATGTTCATTGTCATCGAGGGCATCGATGGTGCAGGAAAATCAACCCAGGCGAAGCTTCTCGCCGAGTGGTTCGAGAAAAAGGGACACGAAGTCGTCCTGACGAAGGAGCCAACCGATACCGCCTTCGGAAAGCTCATCAGGAAACTCGTTCTGACGGGTGGAAAAGAGGGCATCATAGACGGTGCCAGGATAAGCCACGAGGCGGAGGCTCTTCTTTTCGCCGCCGACAGAGCCGAACACGTTGCCAAGCTGATAAAGCCCTCGCTCGAGGCTGGTAAAATAGTCATATCCGACCGTTACTTCTACTCCTCGCTCGCATACCAGTGGGCGCGGGGACTCGACCTCGAGTGGCTGATAGACTTAAACCGCTTTGCCATAAGGCCGGACCTCGTGATTCTTCTCGATCTTCCAGTGAAGGAGAGTATGAAGCGCATAAACGGGCGGAGCATAAAAACCGAGTTCGACAAGATAGCGGAGCTCCAGAAGAGGGTGCGCGAGAACTATCTCAAGCTAGCGGAGCGCTTCCCAGAGATCAAGATAGTAAACGCCCTCGCGAGCGTCGAGGACATTCACAACGACATAGTGGCCCTCGTCGAGCACGAGCTGTCGCTGAGGTAA
- a CDS encoding DUF2334 domain-containing protein: protein MKRLQVFAVLFLVLLSSSSLGSPAYLPAFGRFAILIHDVSPAYLPQLEEITALIDEYGLQNETYLFVIPDHGGKMPMWKYKAFMDFIEGLKREGYHVELHGYTHVGDEFDCNASTAGRKLELGLDALAVINATPEYFIAPRYSLSKPALGVLLDHNITVIGEDFIYFPNGTAEPIYNREYTWYLPEPLLDYQLASARASSAFTRGTFFLSLHPGAANNEAGVEFLKAFLRSVAGCENRDGRRGLG, encoded by the coding sequence ATGAAGAGGCTTCAGGTGTTCGCGGTACTGTTTCTCGTCCTGCTCTCCTCTAGCTCCCTTGGCAGTCCAGCTTATCTCCCGGCCTTCGGCCGCTTTGCGATTCTCATCCACGACGTCAGCCCCGCCTACCTTCCCCAGCTCGAAGAGATAACAGCCCTCATAGATGAATACGGCCTTCAGAACGAGACCTACCTCTTCGTGATTCCCGACCACGGCGGAAAGATGCCGATGTGGAAGTACAAGGCTTTTATGGACTTCATTGAAGGGCTGAAGCGCGAGGGCTACCACGTGGAACTCCACGGCTACACCCACGTTGGGGACGAGTTCGACTGCAACGCGAGCACCGCGGGGAGAAAGCTCGAGCTCGGCCTTGATGCTCTGGCGGTCATCAACGCGACTCCCGAGTACTTCATAGCCCCTCGCTACTCCCTTTCAAAGCCCGCCCTGGGTGTTCTCCTCGACCACAACATAACCGTCATCGGTGAGGACTTTATCTACTTCCCCAATGGAACCGCTGAGCCGATTTACAACCGCGAGTACACGTGGTATCTCCCAGAACCCCTTCTCGACTACCAACTGGCCAGCGCCAGGGCCTCCAGTGCATTTACGCGGGGGACGTTCTTCCTTTCACTCCACCCCGGGGCCGCCAACAACGAAGCCGGCGTAGAATTCCTGAAGGCCTTTTTGAGATCTGTGGCGGGGTGTGAAAACAGAGACGGTAGAAGGGGCCTCGGCTAA